In the genome of Hippoglossus hippoglossus isolate fHipHip1 chromosome 12, fHipHip1.pri, whole genome shotgun sequence, one region contains:
- the oaz1b gene encoding LOW QUALITY PROTEIN: ornithine decarboxylase antizyme 1b (The sequence of the model RefSeq protein was modified relative to this genomic sequence to represent the inferred CDS: deleted 1 base in 1 codon) translates to MVKSNLQRILNSHCFAREKEGKQQPPTTMANLNSGICDMIGNLSLHCSSTRGPGPQWCSDAPLPPLKIPGGRGNGTRDHTPSARPVYSDRKLTVTEEPAGNGRPGILHFQTHPTVTKTIQWDAVLSSSALYVEIPLDPLPEGSKESFAALLEYAEEHLKVVSVFVCFYKNRDDRAKLVRTFSFLGFEIVKPGHALVPPRPDVFFMAYNFDRDSSDEE, encoded by the exons ATGGTAAAATCCAACCTCCAGCGGATCCTAAACAGTCATTGCTTTGCTCGcgagaaagaaggaaaacagcAGCCTCCCACCACAATGGCGAATTTGAATAGCGGAATCTGTGACATGATCGGAAA CCTGTCCCTGCACTGTAGTAGTACCCGCGGTCCGGGGCCTCAGTGGTGCTCC GATGCCCCTCTCCCACCCCTGAAGATCCCAGGTGGGCGAGGGAATGGCACACGGGATCACACTCCTTCAGCTCGGCCGGTCTACTCG gaCCGAAAGTTGACGGTAACGGAGGAGCCAGCAGGGAATGGTCGCCCTGGGATACTCCACTTTCAAACGCACCCCACTGTTACCAAGACGATACAGTGGGATGCTGTCCTCAGCAGCAGCGCTCTCTACGTGGAGATACCTCTTGACCCTCTCCCTGAAGGCAGCAAGGAGAG TTTCGCAGCTCTCCTGGAGTATGCCGAAGAACATCTGAAAGTCgttagtgtgtttgtctgcttttaCAAGAACAGAGATGATCGTG CTAAACTGGTGCGTACCTTCAGTTTCCTGGGCTTTGAGATTGTGAAACCGGGCCATGCCCTCGTCCCACCTCGACCCGACGTTTTCTTCATGGCCTACAATTTTGATCGGGACTCTTCGGACGAGGAGTAG